A single window of Methanophagales archaeon DNA harbors:
- a CDS encoding DUF2099 family protein produces the protein MNNRNKDRHVIETLGRARVVVEDGKVVEIGRPVLKYCPLWAKIRGIEEINERVIRDNVEFRIRDFGMCTAERALELDVFVGFGASETLMTALHKGLLDATVTVCEGAGTVITSNPALVQGIGARLGGVIETSPVGAILRGISERGGVTLVPPAIDQPAGLRIALRMGYKRVGVTVCTVEDAEQCRAISEDAIIFGVHLTGITRSDAERLLQVADLVTACASRYIRELAKERVILQAGTAIPIFALTPAGKELLLERAKEIEDRLLLSAMQLPMLPAEKQPIPLV, from the coding sequence ATGAACAACCGTAATAAGGACAGGCACGTGATAGAGACGCTGGGAAGAGCAAGGGTGGTAGTGGAGGATGGTAAAGTGGTGGAGATTGGGAGACCGGTACTGAAATACTGTCCTTTATGGGCGAAGATAAGGGGGATAGAGGAGATAAATGAACGGGTGATCAGAGATAATGTGGAGTTCAGGATACGAGATTTCGGCATGTGTACTGCGGAGAGGGCGCTGGAGCTAGATGTTTTTGTTGGTTTCGGCGCTTCTGAGACGTTAATGACCGCACTTCATAAAGGACTGCTCGATGCCACTGTTACGGTTTGTGAAGGTGCTGGCACTGTTATTACCTCCAATCCTGCTTTAGTACAGGGTATAGGTGCGAGATTAGGCGGGGTAATAGAGACCAGCCCGGTGGGAGCTATTTTGAGGGGCATAAGCGAAAGAGGAGGTGTAACACTCGTGCCACCTGCGATAGATCAGCCTGCGGGACTGCGTATTGCACTTCGTATGGGCTATAAAAGAGTGGGTGTGACTGTGTGCACAGTTGAAGATGCCGAGCAATGCCGGGCTATAAGTGAAGATGCAATCATATTCGGTGTACATCTAACAGGCATTACGAGGAGCGATGCAGAGAGGCTCCTTCAAGTTGCTGATCTGGTTACTGCCTGTGCATCACGGTATATAAGGGAACTGGCGAAGGAGCGAGTGATTTTACAGGCTGGTACTGCTATTCCGATATTTGCACTCACACCAGCGGGTAAGGAATTATTACTGGAACGTGCGAAGGAGATCGAAGATAGATTGCTGTTGAGTGCTATGCAATTGCCGATGTTACCAGCAGAGAAGCAGCCGATACCGCTGGTTTAA